A stretch of the Acyrthosiphon pisum isolate AL4f chromosome A2, pea_aphid_22Mar2018_4r6ur, whole genome shotgun sequence genome encodes the following:
- the LOC115034056 gene encoding uncharacterized protein LOC115034056 codes for MKITTHFVERAAKMCNNYSCIIDIEENHIPEKNKFSRKMLYIIVVVTLITLCLTFEVIGKPTSGPNNELWDEIKQINKEIVLIKHKIEDIENSELSSNVITSRDVNGSLAVKESYSTVYSALENYFGKGKSNPNSIQASSSNWTDVNVHQENNINKSVREIHHIYNSTVTIHNHYYNNNDSNVP; via the exons atgaaaataacaacTCACTTTGTTGAACGTGCGGCTAAGATGTGCAACAATTATTCTTGTATCATAgac attgaagAGAATCAtattccagaaaaaaataaattttcaagaaaaatgctttatattattgtagtcgtAACCTTAATCACACTTTGCTTGACATTCGAAGTTATAGGGAAGCCAACTTCA ggaCCCAATAACGAACTATGGGACGAAATCAAGCAGATAAATAaggaaatagttttaattaaacataaaatagagGACATTGAAAATTCTGAATTGTCATCGAACGTCATAACATCACGTGATGTTAATGGTTCGCTGGCAGTGAAAGAGAGTTATTCAACGGTATACTCAGCACTAGAGAATTATTTTGGGAAGGGCAAGTCAAATCCTAATTCAATTCAAGCTAGTAGTTCTAACTGGACGGATGTAAATGTCCACcaagaaaacaatattaataagtcTGTGCGAGAAatacatcatatatataatagcacGGTCACAATACACaatcattattacaataataatgatagtaatgtACCGTGA